One Pseudomonas rhizophila DNA window includes the following coding sequences:
- a CDS encoding deoxyguanosinetriphosphate triphosphohydrolase, producing MDWHTLLTRERLGKTLHSPEELGRSPFHKDHDRIIFSGAFRRLGRKTQVHPVSSNDHIHTRLTHSLEVSCVGRSLGMRVGETIRSALPEWCEPSDLGMVVQSACLAHDIGNPPFGHSGEDAIRCWFQQAAGRGWLDAMTEAERNDFLNFEGNAQGFRVLTQLEYHQFDGGTRLTYATLGTYLKYPWTARHADSLGYKKHKFGCYQSELPLLEQIAHKLGLPQLEDQRWARHPLVYLMEAADDICYALIDLEDGVEMELLEYPQVESLLLDLVGDDLPDTYRQLGPLDSRRRKLAILRGKAIEHLTNAAARAFVEQQQALLAGTLPGDLVEHMHGPAKRCVLNAKDMARKKIFQDKRKTLHEIGAYTTLEILLNGFCGAALEQHGGRTPSFKNRRILDLLGNNAPDPNGSLHGAFLRMIDFIAGMTDSYASEMAQEMTGRTRQ from the coding sequence TTGGATTGGCACACCCTGCTGACTCGCGAGCGCCTCGGAAAAACGCTGCATAGCCCGGAAGAGTTGGGCCGCAGCCCGTTCCACAAAGACCATGACCGCATCATTTTTTCCGGCGCGTTCCGGCGCCTGGGACGCAAGACCCAGGTGCATCCGGTCTCCAGCAACGACCACATCCACACACGCCTGACCCATTCGCTGGAAGTCAGTTGCGTCGGACGCTCCCTGGGCATGCGCGTGGGAGAAACCATCCGCAGCGCCCTGCCTGAGTGGTGCGAGCCAAGTGACCTGGGCATGGTGGTGCAATCGGCCTGCCTGGCCCATGACATCGGCAACCCGCCATTCGGTCATTCCGGTGAAGACGCCATCCGCTGTTGGTTTCAGCAGGCCGCAGGCCGCGGTTGGCTCGACGCCATGACCGAGGCCGAGCGCAACGACTTTCTCAATTTCGAAGGCAACGCCCAGGGGTTCCGGGTGCTCACCCAGCTTGAATATCACCAGTTCGACGGTGGTACGCGGTTGACCTATGCCACCCTCGGTACTTACCTCAAATACCCCTGGACCGCCCGTCACGCGGATTCCCTGGGCTACAAGAAGCACAAGTTCGGTTGCTACCAGAGCGAACTGCCGTTGCTGGAACAGATCGCCCACAAGCTCGGCCTGCCTCAGCTCGAAGACCAGCGCTGGGCACGGCATCCGCTCGTTTACCTGATGGAAGCCGCCGATGACATCTGCTACGCGCTGATCGACCTGGAAGACGGCGTGGAAATGGAGCTGCTGGAATACCCGCAAGTGGAGTCGCTGCTTCTGGACCTGGTGGGCGACGATCTCCCGGACACTTACCGTCAACTTGGACCACTGGACTCGCGAAGACGCAAACTGGCGATCCTGCGGGGCAAGGCCATCGAACATCTGACCAACGCCGCAGCCAGGGCTTTCGTCGAGCAGCAGCAAGCGTTGCTGGCCGGTACGCTGCCAGGGGACCTGGTGGAACACATGCATGGCCCAGCCAAACGTTGCGTATTGAATGCCAAGGACATGGCGCGCAAGAAGATCTTCCAGGACAAGCGCAAGACCCTGCATGAGATCGGCGCCTACACCACGCTGGAAATCCTGCTCAACGGATTTTGCGGCGCCGCCCTGGAGCAACATGGCGGTCGCACGCCTTCGTTCAAGAATCGGCGAATTCTCGACCTGCTGGGTAACAACGCGCCCGATCCGAACGGTTCGTTGCATGGTGCATTCTTGCGGATGATCGATTTTATCGCCGGGATGACTGACAGCTACGCCAGCGAAATGGCTCAGGAGATGACGGGCCGTACTCGCCAATGA
- a CDS encoding phage holin family protein: MGIDESGSSEAGTQPTARRLGAAFLGLLHSHVELFGIELQEQKARTVSLLLFAGLALVFALLLLVGLSALVLILVWDTYRLAGIIGLCLFYLLAALFCGLRLKAAIYDESSPFHATLEELANDRERLLP, from the coding sequence ATGGGCATTGACGAATCCGGCTCGTCCGAAGCGGGCACACAACCTACAGCACGCCGCCTGGGCGCCGCGTTCCTTGGCTTGCTGCACAGTCATGTCGAATTGTTCGGCATCGAATTGCAGGAACAGAAAGCACGCACAGTCAGCCTGTTGTTGTTCGCCGGGCTGGCGCTGGTATTTGCGTTGTTGCTACTGGTGGGGCTGTCGGCGCTGGTACTGATCCTGGTATGGGATACCTATCGTCTGGCGGGGATTATTGGCTTGTGCCTGTTTTATCTGCTGGCCGCCCTGTTCTGCGGCCTGCGACTCAAGGCAGCGATCTATGACGAGTCCTCCCCTTTCCATGCCACTTTGGAAGAATTGGCCAACGACCGGGAGCGCCTGTTGCCATGA
- a CDS encoding DUF883 family protein has product MARTQAKTAQEILMEDFQTLVSDTERLLDHTATLAGDQADELRSQIHETLLRARETLKLTEDSVRERGQAAVIATEEYVQANPWQSVGIAAGVGFLIGLLATRR; this is encoded by the coding sequence ATGGCCAGAACCCAGGCAAAGACTGCTCAAGAAATCCTGATGGAAGATTTTCAGACGCTGGTCAGCGACACCGAACGGCTGTTGGATCACACCGCGACACTGGCTGGCGACCAGGCCGATGAGCTGCGCAGTCAGATCCATGAAACCCTTCTGCGCGCCCGCGAGACCCTGAAGTTGACCGAAGACTCGGTGCGTGAGCGCGGCCAGGCGGCGGTGATCGCCACCGAGGAATACGTTCAGGCCAATCCTTGGCAATCCGTCGGCATCGCCGCGGGCGTGGGCTTTCTGATCGGCCTGCTGGCGACACGGCGCTAA
- a CDS encoding ammonium transporter, with the protein MENMQSAVDTLVHSSNTLFILLGAVMVLAMHAGFAFLEVGTVRQKNQVNALSKILSDFAVSTLAYFFVGYWVSYGVTFLQPAAALNVDHGYSLVKFFFLLTFAAAIPAIISGGIAERARFAPQLCATVLIVAFVYPFFEGVVWNGNFGLQAWLQAQFGAGFHDFAGSVVVHAMGGWLALAAVLLLGPRNGRYRDGRLVAFAPSSIPFLALGSWILIVGWFGFNVMSAQTLPAVSGLVAINSLMAMVGGTVAALVVGRNDPGFLHNGPLAGLVAVCAGSDLMHPIGALVTGAIAGALFVWFFTAAQGKWKIDDVLGVWPLHGLCGVWGGIACGIFGQSALGGLGGVSLISQLIGTTLGVVVALCGGFAVYGAIKAVVGLRLTQEQEYYGADLSIHKIGAVSQD; encoded by the coding sequence ATGGAAAATATGCAAAGCGCTGTGGACACTCTGGTCCACAGCTCCAACACGCTGTTCATTTTGCTCGGTGCGGTCATGGTTCTGGCGATGCACGCCGGTTTCGCGTTCCTTGAAGTGGGAACTGTCCGACAGAAGAACCAGGTCAATGCACTGTCGAAAATTCTCAGTGATTTCGCCGTCTCCACCCTGGCCTATTTCTTCGTGGGCTACTGGGTTTCCTACGGCGTGACCTTCCTGCAACCTGCTGCGGCGCTCAACGTCGATCATGGTTACAGCCTGGTGAAGTTCTTCTTCCTGTTGACGTTCGCCGCCGCGATCCCGGCGATCATTTCCGGCGGTATTGCCGAGCGTGCCCGATTTGCCCCTCAGTTGTGTGCCACGGTGTTGATCGTCGCGTTTGTGTATCCATTCTTCGAAGGCGTGGTCTGGAATGGCAATTTCGGCCTGCAGGCCTGGTTGCAAGCCCAGTTCGGCGCTGGCTTCCATGATTTTGCCGGTTCGGTGGTCGTGCATGCCATGGGCGGATGGCTGGCGCTGGCGGCCGTGCTCTTGCTGGGGCCGCGTAACGGCCGTTACCGCGACGGTCGTCTGGTGGCGTTCGCGCCATCGAGTATTCCTTTCCTGGCCTTGGGTTCGTGGATCCTGATTGTCGGCTGGTTCGGCTTCAACGTGATGAGCGCCCAGACGCTGCCGGCGGTGAGCGGGTTGGTGGCGATCAATTCATTGATGGCCATGGTCGGCGGGACCGTGGCGGCGTTGGTCGTCGGACGCAATGACCCCGGCTTTCTGCACAACGGTCCGTTGGCCGGGCTGGTAGCGGTCTGTGCCGGTTCGGACCTGATGCACCCGATCGGCGCACTCGTGACCGGAGCTATCGCCGGTGCCTTGTTTGTCTGGTTTTTCACCGCGGCCCAGGGCAAGTGGAAGATCGATGATGTGCTCGGTGTCTGGCCGCTCCACGGGTTGTGTGGTGTCTGGGGCGGCATTGCTTGCGGGATCTTCGGCCAGAGCGCTCTGGGCGGCCTGGGCGGGGTCAGTTTGATCAGCCAACTGATCGGCACCACGCTGGGCGTTGTCGTTGCCCTGTGCGGCGGGTTCGCGGTCTATGGTGCGATCAAGGCTGTGGTGGGACTGCGGCTGACTCAGGAGCAGGAGTATTACGGCGCCGACCTTTCGATCCACAAGATCGGCGCGGTCAGTCAGGACTGA
- a CDS encoding cation:proton antiporter translates to MFANLLIILASSLVVIALFRRLRLPPVLGYLCVGLAVGPTALDWVNDSEELPDLAELGVVFLLFSLGLEFSLAKMIELRRVVFGLGSLQVLCSGILLGSLLLLFGAPPVAAMLLGAGLALSSTAIVSKELTSLGEIFSSHGQNAIGVLLFQDVVAVLLLTLVPVFAGSSEQPWYWALPLTLGKTLVLFGGLLLASRLLLPRLFHEVAESRSAELFVLLALVIVLLTAWLTHLLGLSPALGAFLAGMLLGESHYRHQIEADIRPFRDILLGLFFVSIGMLIDLQLFVEDGLLILGLTLGLMLIKGCVVAVLVKWQGDDGETSWRSGLALAQGGEFCFALMALMQQNRLMPADISGLLLAATFCSMLLTPLLLRAAPRIAARLHRKPNEEAQLDQISALNADLSGHVVICGYGRVGQSIGRFLRREHQAFVALDDDPVIIQEASVGESCVHYGDSRRGDLLAAVGLSRAKLLVIAVDKTDIAISVLKEARRLNPQVPILVRTRDDSQLAELQAAGASEVVPELLESSLMLASHALIMLGLPNQQVQQHVDQVRHDRYRLLHGFYPGNQDKEP, encoded by the coding sequence TTGTTTGCCAATCTGCTGATCATTCTTGCCTCGTCCCTGGTGGTCATCGCCCTGTTCAGGCGACTGCGCCTGCCGCCGGTACTGGGTTATCTGTGTGTCGGTCTGGCGGTCGGCCCCACCGCCCTGGACTGGGTGAACGACAGCGAGGAACTGCCAGACCTGGCCGAGCTCGGGGTGGTTTTCCTGTTGTTCTCGCTGGGGCTGGAGTTCTCCCTGGCGAAGATGATCGAACTGCGCAGGGTCGTGTTCGGCCTTGGCAGCCTGCAGGTGCTGTGCTCAGGGATACTGCTGGGCAGTCTGCTGCTGCTCTTCGGCGCCCCGCCTGTCGCGGCCATGCTGCTCGGCGCCGGGCTGGCCTTGTCCTCCACCGCTATTGTCAGCAAGGAGCTGACCAGCCTGGGGGAAATATTCAGCAGCCATGGCCAGAACGCAATCGGTGTGCTGCTGTTTCAGGATGTCGTCGCGGTGTTGCTGTTGACCCTCGTCCCCGTGTTCGCCGGCAGCAGCGAGCAACCATGGTACTGGGCGTTGCCCCTGACCCTGGGCAAGACCCTGGTGCTGTTCGGCGGTTTACTGCTGGCCAGTCGTCTACTGCTGCCGCGGCTGTTCCATGAAGTGGCCGAATCCCGGTCCGCTGAGCTGTTCGTGCTGCTGGCCCTGGTGATCGTATTGCTGACGGCTTGGCTGACCCATCTGCTGGGTCTGTCACCGGCGCTTGGGGCGTTTCTGGCAGGCATGTTGTTGGGGGAAAGCCATTACCGACATCAGATCGAGGCAGACATACGGCCGTTCCGCGACATTCTGCTGGGGCTGTTTTTCGTCAGCATCGGCATGCTGATCGATCTGCAGTTGTTTGTGGAGGACGGCTTGCTGATCCTCGGCTTGACCCTGGGATTGATGCTTATCAAAGGCTGCGTGGTCGCAGTGCTGGTGAAATGGCAAGGGGACGACGGCGAAACCTCCTGGCGCAGTGGCCTGGCCCTGGCCCAGGGCGGCGAATTCTGTTTTGCCCTGATGGCACTGATGCAGCAGAACCGCCTCATGCCCGCCGACATCAGCGGCCTGCTGCTGGCAGCGACCTTCTGCTCGATGCTGCTGACGCCACTGCTGTTGCGTGCCGCGCCGCGCATTGCTGCCCGCCTGCACCGCAAACCCAACGAAGAGGCACAGCTGGACCAGATAAGCGCACTCAACGCCGATTTGTCGGGTCATGTAGTCATTTGCGGGTATGGTCGCGTCGGCCAGTCAATCGGCAGGTTTCTACGCAGGGAACACCAGGCGTTCGTGGCCCTGGACGACGATCCAGTCATCATTCAGGAAGCCAGCGTCGGGGAAAGCTGCGTGCACTATGGGGATTCACGCCGAGGCGACCTGCTGGCCGCCGTCGGACTGAGTCGCGCCAAGCTGCTGGTGATCGCCGTGGACAAAACCGACATCGCCATCAGCGTGCTCAAGGAAGCCCGCCGGCTCAATCCCCAGGTGCCGATTCTGGTGCGTACCCGCGATGACAGCCAATTGGCGGAGTTGCAGGCTGCCGGGGCCAGCGAAGTGGTCCCGGAGCTGCTGGAGTCAAGCCTGATGCTGGCCTCCCACGCCCTGATCATGCTCGGGCTGCCGAACCAGCAGGTCCAGCAGCATGTGGATCAGGTCCGCCACGACCGCTATCGCTTGCTACACGGTTTTTATCCTGGGAATCAGGACAAAGAGCCTTAG
- a CDS encoding glutaredoxin family protein, with the protein MPPECQLFGTLGCHLCEVAEGVLMSFVEHGLLVELVDIAESEVLSERYGLRIPVLRRIDTGAELDWPFDDADQVAAFLS; encoded by the coding sequence ATGCCTCCTGAATGCCAGTTGTTCGGCACCCTGGGTTGTCATCTTTGTGAAGTTGCCGAAGGTGTATTGATGTCTTTCGTCGAGCATGGATTGTTGGTGGAGCTGGTGGATATCGCCGAGAGCGAGGTTTTGTCCGAACGTTATGGGCTGCGAATCCCGGTCCTGCGCCGGATCGATACGGGCGCGGAACTGGATTGGCCTTTTGACGATGCTGATCAGGTGGCTGCTTTCCTGAGTTGA
- a CDS encoding transcriptional regulator has translation MVNVEQLKNSVNRMSVDVVREAVQELRLDGLVTEGKTPFNKLHFNTCFAEIEALFQRAGYHKQLDVVGYQGLLYALYDPGRWEAVEVLRWLKEFTEAAAKTTSIPA, from the coding sequence TTGGTCAATGTCGAACAACTGAAAAACAGCGTGAACAGGATGTCCGTGGACGTTGTGCGCGAGGCGGTCCAGGAGTTGCGCCTGGACGGGCTGGTAACCGAAGGCAAGACGCCCTTCAACAAACTGCATTTCAACACCTGCTTCGCCGAGATCGAAGCACTGTTCCAGCGTGCCGGCTACCACAAGCAACTGGATGTGGTGGGTTACCAGGGCCTGTTGTATGCGTTGTACGATCCGGGTCGCTGGGAGGCGGTGGAAGTGCTGCGCTGGTTGAAGGAGTTCACTGAAGCGGCAGCAAAGACGACGTCGATCCCGGCGTGA
- a CDS encoding pseudouridine synthase: MSRSSFCAAHHQASTLYLPPGSWQTVLECLCEHFSTISREQWLDRITRGRVLDGEGRAIAADLPYREGLRIHYFREVPDEKPIPVVESILYADEHLVVADKPHFLPVTPAGEYVEQTLLRRLIRRLDNPHLVPLHRIDRHTAGLVLFSANPQTRSAYQSLFPTRKIEKRYQAIAPALPQMTFPRVHKSRMIDGEPFFRMQEGPGEPNTETAIEVLEKNGELWRYGLSPVTGKKHQLRVHMNALGAAICNDPFYPDVLRDVEDDYANPLKLLAQGLSFIDPVTGQERVFQSDISLQW; this comes from the coding sequence ATGTCCCGGTCATCATTTTGCGCCGCTCACCATCAGGCCAGTACCTTGTATCTTCCGCCCGGCTCCTGGCAGACGGTGCTGGAGTGCCTGTGCGAGCATTTCAGCACCATCAGTCGCGAGCAGTGGCTGGACCGCATCACCCGGGGGCGGGTATTGGACGGCGAGGGCAGGGCCATTGCTGCCGACCTGCCGTACCGGGAAGGCCTGCGCATCCACTACTTTCGTGAGGTGCCTGACGAGAAGCCGATCCCGGTCGTGGAATCGATTCTGTATGCCGACGAACATCTGGTGGTAGCAGACAAGCCGCATTTTCTGCCTGTCACTCCAGCGGGCGAGTATGTCGAGCAGACCCTGTTGCGACGTCTGATCCGACGTCTGGACAATCCCCATCTGGTGCCCTTGCACCGTATCGACCGGCATACGGCGGGGCTGGTACTGTTTTCAGCCAACCCGCAGACCCGTTCGGCTTATCAGTCGCTGTTTCCAACGCGCAAAATCGAGAAACGCTACCAGGCCATAGCCCCTGCGTTACCTCAGATGACCTTTCCTCGGGTGCATAAGAGCCGAATGATCGATGGCGAGCCGTTCTTCCGGATGCAGGAAGGGCCGGGCGAGCCCAATACCGAAACGGCCATCGAAGTCCTGGAAAAGAACGGCGAGTTGTGGCGCTACGGTCTGTCTCCGGTCACGGGCAAGAAGCACCAGTTGCGAGTGCATATGAATGCCCTCGGGGCGGCTATCTGTAACGATCCGTTCTACCCGGACGTGCTGCGGGACGTGGAGGACGATTACGCCAACCCGCTCAAGCTGCTGGCCCAGGGGTTGAGTTTTATCGATCCTGTCACCGGCCAGGAACGTGTTTTTCAAAGCGATATCAGCTTGCAGTGGTAA
- a CDS encoding YgdI/YgdR family lipoprotein, which translates to MTQRTLATFMLALGLATLAGCASPTVITLNDGREIQAVDTPEYDEDTGFYEFEQLDGKETRVNKDQVRTVKDL; encoded by the coding sequence ATGACTCAACGGACCCTCGCCACTTTCATGCTCGCACTGGGCCTCGCCACTCTCGCCGGGTGCGCATCGCCAACAGTGATTACCTTGAATGACGGTCGCGAAATCCAGGCCGTCGACACCCCCGAGTACGACGAAGACACCGGCTTCTACGAATTCGAGCAACTGGACGGTAAAGAGACTCGCGTGAACAAGGATCAGGTTCGTACCGTTAAAGACCTGTAA
- the mobA gene encoding molybdenum cofactor guanylyltransferase MobA yields the protein MTSNTSPPSCSILLLAGGRGQRMGGQDKGLLQWQGEPLIAHLHRRTRALSDDLIISCNRNPERYALYADQLVHDDEGGFPGPLAGIRAGLKVARYPSLLVLPCDVPQIDSSLLDSMLSEASQHPDKPLMVRHGEHWEPLLCVIPVALAPAFEQAWSEGERSPGRIMRALHATALQCPANDIRLANLNTPELLSGHKGVSD from the coding sequence ATGACCTCGAATACTTCCCCGCCATCATGCTCCATCCTGCTGCTGGCGGGGGGGCGCGGACAACGCATGGGCGGGCAGGACAAAGGCCTGTTGCAGTGGCAGGGCGAACCGTTGATCGCCCATCTGCATCGACGGACACGCGCACTGAGCGACGACCTGATTATCTCCTGCAACCGCAATCCGGAACGCTATGCGCTGTATGCCGATCAATTGGTGCATGACGATGAAGGGGGCTTCCCCGGCCCGTTGGCAGGCATCCGGGCGGGCCTCAAGGTGGCACGATACCCTTCTCTGCTGGTGCTGCCGTGTGATGTACCGCAGATCGACTCCAGCCTGCTCGACAGCATGCTCAGCGAGGCGAGCCAGCATCCCGACAAGCCACTGATGGTACGTCATGGTGAACATTGGGAACCGTTGCTGTGCGTCATTCCTGTGGCGCTGGCCCCGGCTTTCGAACAGGCCTGGAGCGAAGGCGAACGCAGCCCGGGCCGCATCATGCGGGCGTTGCATGCGACTGCACTGCAATGCCCTGCCAACGATATTCGCCTGGCAAATCTGAACACGCCGGAACTGCTCAGCGGCCACAAAGGTGTGTCAGATTGA
- the moaB gene encoding molybdenum cofactor biosynthesis protein B, whose translation MKAKADVPFVPLNIAVLTVSDTRTLETDTSGQVFVDRLTAAGHNLAARVLLKDDLYKIRAQVANWIAEDVVQVVLITGGTGFTGRDSTPEAVACLLDKQVDGFGELFRQISVADIGTSTVQSRALAGLANGTLVCCLPGSTNAVRTGWDGILAEQLDARHRPCNFVAHLKQAAPCESRG comes from the coding sequence ATGAAAGCCAAGGCTGATGTACCTTTCGTGCCGCTCAATATCGCGGTGCTGACAGTCAGTGATACCCGCACCCTTGAAACCGATACGTCGGGGCAGGTCTTTGTCGATCGGCTCACGGCGGCCGGTCACAACCTGGCGGCGCGGGTTCTGCTCAAAGATGATTTGTACAAGATCCGCGCGCAAGTCGCGAACTGGATCGCCGAGGACGTCGTGCAAGTGGTGCTGATTACTGGCGGCACCGGTTTCACGGGACGCGACAGCACTCCGGAAGCCGTCGCGTGCCTGCTGGACAAACAGGTCGACGGCTTCGGTGAACTGTTTCGCCAAATATCGGTGGCGGACATCGGCACTTCCACCGTCCAGTCTCGGGCGCTGGCAGGTCTGGCCAATGGCACGCTGGTTTGTTGCCTGCCTGGCTCAACCAACGCGGTGCGTACTGGCTGGGACGGGATACTGGCCGAGCAACTGGATGCGCGGCATCGTCCGTGTAACTTCGTGGCCCATCTGAAACAGGCAGCGCCTTGTGAATCCCGTGGGTAA
- the glp gene encoding gephyrin-like molybdotransferase Glp produces the protein MAVEVALERLLEMAAATPIVQRERLPLAAAQGRVLAEDLVSTLDLPPWPNSAMDGYALRLADCTGEPLVVSQRIFAGQAPEPLAAGTCARIFTGAPVPAGADCVEMQENAVVEDDLRVRFTEPMVSGQNIRPQGQETTVGETVLSCGTRLGPIELGLAASLGCASLEVVRKVRVAVLSTGDELVEPGQALGPGQIYNSNRVLLCGWLQQLGCEVVDAGILPDDLPATRQRLGQLSDVDLILSTGGVSVGEADFLGTALREEGELALWKLAIKPGKPLTFGHFRGVPVIGLPGNPASTLVTFALLARPYLLRRQGVQAVTPLKFKVPAGFDWPKAGGRREYLRGRLENGRAIIYRNQSSGVLRSAAWAEGLVEVLEGRTLVEGDEVGFIPLSEVLG, from the coding sequence ATGGCCGTGGAGGTGGCGTTGGAGCGTTTGCTCGAGATGGCGGCGGCTACGCCGATTGTCCAGCGTGAACGTTTGCCTTTGGCCGCGGCGCAAGGCCGGGTGCTTGCAGAAGATCTGGTATCGACCCTTGATTTGCCGCCATGGCCCAACAGCGCCATGGACGGCTACGCGTTGCGGCTGGCTGACTGCACAGGTGAGCCCCTGGTGGTCAGTCAGCGAATTTTCGCCGGCCAGGCCCCGGAGCCGCTGGCTGCAGGAACCTGTGCACGGATCTTCACCGGAGCGCCTGTCCCTGCCGGCGCTGACTGCGTCGAGATGCAGGAAAACGCCGTGGTTGAAGATGACCTGCGCGTACGCTTTACCGAGCCCATGGTGAGCGGGCAAAACATCCGCCCGCAGGGGCAGGAGACAACTGTCGGAGAAACGGTTCTTTCCTGCGGTACTCGCCTGGGGCCGATTGAACTGGGGCTGGCGGCGTCTCTTGGCTGCGCGTCGCTGGAGGTGGTGCGCAAGGTGCGTGTTGCAGTGCTCTCCACCGGTGACGAACTGGTAGAGCCAGGTCAGGCGCTGGGCCCTGGCCAGATCTATAACAGCAATCGCGTACTGCTCTGTGGCTGGTTGCAGCAGCTGGGTTGTGAGGTGGTCGACGCAGGTATTCTGCCCGACGACTTGCCCGCCACCCGCCAGCGTCTGGGGCAGTTGTCGGATGTCGATCTGATCCTGTCCACTGGCGGCGTATCGGTGGGGGAGGCTGACTTCCTGGGGACCGCCTTGCGCGAGGAGGGTGAACTCGCGCTCTGGAAGCTTGCCATCAAGCCTGGGAAACCGCTGACGTTCGGGCATTTTCGTGGTGTGCCTGTGATCGGCCTGCCCGGAAACCCTGCCTCGACCTTGGTGACGTTCGCATTGTTAGCCCGGCCTTACTTGTTACGCCGCCAGGGTGTTCAGGCGGTAACGCCGCTCAAGTTCAAGGTACCGGCTGGCTTCGACTGGCCGAAGGCAGGCGGTCGACGAGAATACTTGCGAGGTCGCCTCGAGAACGGTCGGGCGATCATCTACCGCAATCAAAGCTCCGGTGTGCTGCGCAGCGCGGCCTGGGCTGAAGGACTGGTTGAGGTGCTTGAGGGGCGAACCCTGGTCGAAGGCGACGAAGTGGGTTTTATTCCCTTGAGCGAGGTCCTGGGCTAG